The following proteins are encoded in a genomic region of Sorangiineae bacterium MSr12523:
- a CDS encoding MFS transporter, with amino-acid sequence MPQKERVLAFAFVTVFLDLVGFGIIIPLLPFYVKSMGGTAETVGFILSSFSLTQLLLTPVLGRLSDRVGRRRVILVSLAGNAVSMALFALATKVSLLPLLFISRIVAGATSGNIAACQAAIADVTDAEDRTKGMGRIGAGVGLGMVLGPVLGSAASHFGEWAPPLVASALALADFAAAFFFMPETRRPESVSLRDVTGATDQRPSLWEAISQRGILIVFALYFLTFLYLSTINVTLPLITNVRLGWTEREIGHVFGLFGLIMLVIQGGLIGRMSRAWGARRLIIAGSVCAMCGLLVVAWSGQVAAVVVGLVLLGAGLGVINPCLSTLAAELAGSSRRGAILGFAQSAGGLARTLGPTAAGILYARIGPSAPFTSGAGAALVSITLASVFLRPRKPA; translated from the coding sequence ATGCCGCAAAAAGAGCGAGTGCTGGCGTTTGCCTTCGTCACGGTGTTCCTCGACCTCGTGGGCTTCGGGATCATCATCCCGCTGCTGCCCTTCTACGTGAAGTCGATGGGCGGGACGGCCGAGACGGTGGGCTTCATTCTTTCGTCGTTCTCGCTGACCCAGCTCCTGCTGACGCCGGTGCTGGGGCGCCTCAGCGATCGCGTGGGACGAAGGCGGGTCATCCTCGTGTCGCTGGCAGGGAACGCCGTTTCCATGGCCCTGTTTGCGCTGGCCACCAAGGTCTCGCTCCTTCCGCTGCTCTTCATTTCGCGCATCGTGGCCGGTGCGACGTCGGGCAACATTGCGGCCTGCCAAGCGGCCATCGCCGACGTGACGGATGCCGAGGATCGCACGAAGGGCATGGGCCGCATCGGTGCGGGCGTCGGCCTGGGCATGGTCCTGGGCCCGGTGCTCGGAAGCGCGGCGAGCCACTTCGGCGAATGGGCGCCGCCGCTCGTGGCCTCGGCGCTCGCGCTCGCGGATTTCGCGGCGGCCTTCTTCTTCATGCCGGAAACGCGGCGCCCCGAATCGGTGAGCCTCCGCGACGTCACGGGCGCGACGGATCAGCGCCCCAGTTTGTGGGAGGCGATTTCGCAGCGCGGGATCCTGATCGTCTTCGCGTTGTATTTTTTGACGTTTCTCTACCTGAGCACCATCAACGTCACCCTCCCGCTCATCACGAACGTGCGCCTCGGGTGGACCGAACGCGAGATCGGGCACGTTTTCGGTCTCTTCGGGCTCATCATGCTCGTGATTCAAGGGGGTCTCATCGGGCGCATGTCCCGTGCTTGGGGCGCGCGGCGGTTGATCATCGCCGGATCGGTGTGCGCCATGTGTGGGCTGCTGGTCGTGGCGTGGAGCGGCCAGGTGGCGGCCGTGGTGGTGGGGCTCGTGCTGCTCGGGGCAGGGCTCGGCGTGATTAACCCTTGCTTGTCGACCTTGGCCGCCGAATTGGCCGGCAGCTCGCGGCGGGGCGCCATCCTCGGCTTTGCACAATCGGCCGGAGGGCTGGCGCGCACGCTGGGTCCCACGGCCGCCGGCATCTTGTACGCGCGCATTGGACCGAGCGCACCGTTCACCAGCGGCGCAGGCGCAGCGCTCGTGTCGATCACGTTGGCCTCCGTCTTTCTGCGCCCGCGCAAGCCCGCCTGA
- a CDS encoding replication-associated recombination protein A yields MASRARGSHSGGETLFAAAARNDPSAKAHVPLAERMRPHRLEELVGQAHLFGPNKLLTRAIAGDRLPSMILWGPPGVGKTTLGRIVAEGTKAEFVLFSAVLGSLADLRQIVGEARERLDYHGKRTIVFVDEIHRFNKAQQDAFLPHVEAGTITLIGATTENPSFAVNAALLSRCKVFRLEQLDEKELTSLLERALADEGRGLGARKVRATPDALTAIARLARGDARRALTTLETTVDYLDTAGEQELTADAVIAGQSHDPLLYDKAGEEHYNVVSAFIKSMRGSDPDAAVYWMMRMLDAGDDPLFVLRRMLIFASEDVGNADPRALMVVEAADSAFRRIGMPEGLYAMAQAATYLAATVKSNAAGKAWQRARALIEQHGALPVPKKLRNAVTSLMKNEGYGQGYKYAHDFEGGVVPGETYLPEALVGEAIYEPADRGEEARIRTRIEGLRAAVQEKKENSE; encoded by the coding sequence ATGGCATCGCGAGCACGCGGCTCTCATTCGGGTGGCGAGACCCTTTTCGCAGCCGCGGCGCGAAACGATCCGTCGGCGAAGGCGCACGTGCCGCTCGCGGAGAGGATGCGGCCGCACCGACTCGAGGAGTTGGTCGGGCAGGCGCACCTGTTCGGGCCGAACAAGCTGCTGACCCGCGCCATCGCCGGCGATCGGCTGCCGTCCATGATTCTGTGGGGACCGCCCGGTGTAGGTAAAACGACGCTGGGTCGCATCGTGGCGGAGGGGACGAAGGCGGAGTTCGTGCTCTTCAGTGCGGTCCTGGGCAGCCTCGCCGACCTGCGGCAGATCGTGGGCGAGGCGCGCGAGCGGCTCGACTACCACGGCAAGCGCACCATCGTGTTCGTCGACGAGATCCACCGCTTCAACAAGGCGCAGCAGGATGCGTTCTTGCCGCACGTGGAGGCGGGCACCATCACACTGATTGGCGCCACCACGGAAAATCCGTCGTTCGCCGTCAATGCGGCGCTCCTTTCGCGGTGCAAAGTGTTTCGGCTCGAGCAGCTCGACGAAAAGGAGCTCACGTCGCTTCTCGAACGCGCGCTCGCCGACGAAGGGCGTGGCCTCGGTGCGCGGAAGGTGCGCGCCACGCCCGATGCACTGACGGCCATCGCGCGGCTCGCGCGCGGGGATGCGCGGCGGGCGCTCACCACGCTGGAAACCACGGTGGACTATCTCGATACGGCGGGCGAGCAGGAGCTCACCGCCGACGCGGTGATCGCGGGCCAGAGCCACGATCCGCTGCTGTACGACAAGGCGGGCGAGGAGCACTACAACGTGGTGAGCGCGTTCATCAAGTCGATGCGCGGCTCGGATCCCGATGCGGCGGTCTACTGGATGATGCGCATGCTCGATGCGGGCGACGATCCGCTGTTCGTGCTGCGCCGCATGCTCATTTTCGCGAGCGAGGACGTGGGCAATGCCGATCCGCGCGCGCTCATGGTCGTCGAAGCCGCCGACAGCGCGTTTCGCCGGATCGGCATGCCCGAGGGTCTGTACGCGATGGCGCAAGCCGCGACGTACCTGGCGGCCACGGTGAAGTCGAACGCGGCGGGCAAAGCCTGGCAGCGGGCCCGCGCCCTCATCGAGCAGCACGGCGCGCTTCCGGTGCCGAAGAAGCTGCGCAATGCCGTCACGTCGCTGATGAAGAACGAGGGCTACGGCCAAGGCTACAAGTACGCGCACGACTTCGAGGGCGGCGTCGTGCCCGGTGAGACGTACCTGCCGGAGGCGCTGGTCGGCGAGGCCATTTACGAGCCGGCCGACCGTGGCGAGGAAGCGCGCATCCGCACGCGCATCGAAGGGCTGCGCGCGGCCGTGCAAGAGAAGAAAGAGAACAGCGAGTAG
- a CDS encoding TetR family transcriptional regulator yields the protein MARPRADPTLLRQVAIAVFGLVADHGIDGTSMRAVAAATGLSTGTLNYHFENKRGLIRFALSYAYQPPPDWSAHEGDTGSALRRLFQRYLLQRDQVRVWWRFWCAITAAASSDPEMAEWQMRTHQALVGFFAAVLGPAERRGELASRVDADAEAERLVALAHGLALRQLVDPRPEVFDLCKSLLEQEIERVCTSRTDVRL from the coding sequence ATGGCCCGTCCCCGCGCCGATCCGACGCTTTTGAGGCAGGTCGCCATCGCCGTTTTCGGCTTGGTGGCCGATCATGGAATCGACGGCACGTCCATGCGTGCCGTGGCCGCCGCCACGGGCCTGAGCACCGGGACGCTGAACTACCACTTCGAAAACAAGCGCGGGCTCATTCGGTTCGCGCTGTCGTACGCCTACCAGCCACCGCCCGATTGGAGCGCACACGAAGGCGACACCGGCTCCGCCCTCCGCCGATTGTTCCAGCGTTACCTGCTCCAGCGCGACCAGGTGCGCGTGTGGTGGCGATTTTGGTGCGCCATCACCGCCGCGGCCTCGAGCGATCCCGAGATGGCCGAGTGGCAAATGCGCACGCACCAGGCCCTCGTTGGCTTTTTTGCCGCCGTCCTTGGACCGGCCGAACGCCGCGGCGAGCTCGCCTCCCGGGTCGATGCCGACGCCGAGGCGGAGCGCCTGGTCGCCCTCGCGCACGGCCTCGCCCTCCGCCAGCTCGTCGACCCTCGACCGGAGGTCTTCGATCTGTGCAAATCGCTCTTGGAGCAGGAAATCGAGCGGGTTTGCACAAGTCGCACAGACGTGCGACTTTAA
- a CDS encoding phytanoyl-CoA dioxygenase family protein: MDDDVGRLERDGYVILEGVLNERERAELQKALAPFERERPRGRNPFEGEFSTRVYSLAGKGEVFLALAEHPRIAALLDALLAPNWLLSTLQSIRLHPGETRQGWHTDDSFYMPQRPRAMRFGVSTIWALEDFTAENGATEVVPGSHLWGFEHPDDRAHTVVPAIMPAGSVLVFDAGLWHRGGANRSRGTRLCISPQYCQPWLRPQESQLLIASAEIVRRASPRLQSMLGYSIHPPFIGHVDGMHPLRTADPSYRHHKTNAAAVANAVLPASTR, from the coding sequence ATGGACGATGACGTCGGCCGCCTCGAACGCGACGGCTATGTGATCCTCGAGGGCGTCTTGAACGAGCGCGAGCGGGCGGAGCTCCAGAAGGCGCTGGCCCCGTTCGAGCGGGAACGGCCACGCGGGCGCAATCCATTCGAGGGTGAATTTTCCACGCGCGTTTACTCGCTCGCGGGCAAGGGGGAGGTGTTTCTCGCACTCGCGGAGCATCCGCGCATCGCCGCGCTGCTCGATGCGCTCCTCGCCCCGAATTGGCTGCTCTCCACGCTGCAATCGATTCGCCTTCACCCCGGCGAGACGCGCCAGGGCTGGCACACGGACGACAGCTTTTACATGCCGCAGCGGCCGCGCGCGATGCGCTTTGGCGTGTCGACGATCTGGGCGCTGGAAGACTTCACCGCCGAAAACGGCGCCACCGAAGTCGTCCCCGGCAGCCACCTGTGGGGCTTCGAGCACCCCGACGATCGCGCCCACACCGTGGTCCCAGCGATCATGCCGGCCGGCTCCGTGCTCGTCTTCGATGCGGGCCTCTGGCACCGCGGGGGCGCGAACCGATCGCGGGGAACGCGGCTTTGCATCAGCCCGCAGTATTGCCAGCCGTGGCTTCGGCCCCAGGAGTCGCAGCTCTTGATTGCGTCGGCCGAAATCGTCCGGCGGGCCTCGCCGAGGCTGCAGAGCATGCTCGGCTACAGCATTCACCCGCCTTTCATCGGCCACGTCGACGGTATGCATCCTTTGCGAACCGCCGATCCCAGCTACCGCCATCACAAGACGAACGCGGCGGCGGTGGCCAATGCGGTGCTGCCCGCATCCACGCGATAA
- a CDS encoding tetratricopeptide repeat protein codes for MAELDEKSAKRLKFLEKITADGSTDPLAWYGLALEYSKAERYDEALQTFTTLRTFNADYVPMYLMCGQMLSKCERWSEARDWLEAGVAVATRKGESHALGELRTALQGVLFELGEE; via the coding sequence ATGGCCGAGTTGGACGAGAAGAGCGCGAAGCGCCTCAAATTCCTCGAGAAAATTACCGCCGACGGTTCGACGGATCCCCTCGCGTGGTACGGCCTCGCGCTGGAATACAGCAAGGCCGAGCGATACGACGAAGCGCTGCAAACCTTCACCACCTTGCGCACCTTCAACGCCGACTACGTGCCCATGTACTTGATGTGCGGCCAAATGCTGAGCAAGTGCGAGCGCTGGTCCGAGGCACGCGATTGGCTCGAGGCCGGCGTCGCCGTGGCCACGCGAAAGGGAGAATCCCACGCCCTCGGCGAGCTGCGCACCGCCCTGCAGGGTGTGCTCTTCGAGCTCGGCGAGGAATAG
- the hpt gene encoding hypoxanthine phosphoribosyltransferase translates to MSERIVTMISKEEIDKRVHELGAEISDHYRANPPVLVCVLKGSFVFAADLARAIDAPVRIDFLGMRSYGEGTESSGVVQITQDLSRPIAGEDVLIVEDIVDTGLTIAHLIDLFRTRAPRSVKVCALLHKPARAKVQVKVDYLGFTIEDRFVVGYGLDWAEKYRNLPYIGVVERS, encoded by the coding sequence ATGTCGGAACGTATCGTCACGATGATTTCGAAAGAGGAGATCGACAAGCGCGTCCACGAGCTGGGTGCGGAGATCTCCGACCACTACAGGGCCAACCCCCCGGTTCTGGTGTGTGTCCTCAAAGGAAGCTTCGTCTTCGCGGCGGATCTCGCCCGCGCCATCGATGCCCCCGTTCGCATCGACTTCCTCGGGATGCGCTCCTACGGCGAGGGAACGGAGTCGAGCGGCGTGGTGCAAATCACGCAAGACCTGTCGCGCCCCATCGCAGGCGAGGACGTGCTCATCGTCGAAGACATCGTCGACACCGGCCTGACCATCGCGCACCTGATCGACCTGTTTCGCACGCGCGCCCCGCGCAGCGTGAAGGTCTGCGCCCTGTTGCACAAACCGGCGCGCGCCAAGGTGCAGGTGAAGGTCGACTACCTGGGCTTCACCATCGAAGACCGCTTCGTCGTGGGCTACGGATTGGACTGGGCGGAGAAGTACCGCAACCTCCCGTACATCGGCGTGGTGGAGAGGAGCTGA